In a single window of the Lates calcarifer isolate ASB-BC8 linkage group LG1, TLL_Latcal_v3, whole genome shotgun sequence genome:
- the LOC108881960 gene encoding olfactory receptor 6N2-like, whose product MDAELNVTYITLGGHVEVQKYRYLYFMIMFTAYILIICCNSTIVCFIVIHKNLHEPMYIFIAALLINSVLFSTNIYPKLLIDFLSEKQIISYSACLFQVFIFYTLSASEFLLLAAMAYDRYVSICKPLQYPTIMRKTTVSILLLLAWFLPACQTALPVILNINNKLCSFTLKGIFCNNSANHLYCVTSRALSIYGMIVLFNVALFPMLFILFTYTKILIISYRSCREVRKKAAQTCLPHLLVLINFSCLFTYDMIIIRLESNFPKTARFVMTLQIVMYHPLCNPIIYGLKMKEISKHFKRFLCRANHKFP is encoded by the coding sequence ATGGATGCtgaattaaatgtaacatatatAACTCTTGGTGGCCATGTGGAAGTGCAAAAATACAGGTATCTTTATTTTATGATTATGTTTACAGCTTATATTCTAATAATTTGCTGTAATTCCACCATTGTGTGTTTTATCGTGATTCATAAAAACCTCCATGAgcctatgtacattttcattgcagctttgtTAATCAACTCTGTTCTGTTCAGCACTAATATCTACCCAAAGCTTTTGattgactttttatctgaaaaacagatcatatcTTACTCAGCCTGTCTCTTtcaagtttttatattttacactttaAGTGCCTCAGAGTTTTTACTGTTGGCAGCCATGGCctatgacaggtatgtgtctatatgtaaacctctgcaatatccaactatcatgagaaaaacaaccgtgagtattttattattgttagcTTGGTTTCTGCCTGCTTGTCAGACTGCACTTCCAGTGATACTAAATATTAATAACAAACTCTGTAGCTTTACTTTGAAAGGAATTTTTTGCAACAATTCAGCAAACCATCTATACTGTGTGACATCAAGAGCACTTTCTATATATGGTATGATTGTTCTATTTAATGTTGCACTTTTCCCTATGCTCTTCATACTTTTTACATACACAAAGATTCTTATAATATCCTATAGAAGCTGTAGAGAagtcaggaaaaaagctgcacagacctgtTTACCTCACTTGTTGGTTTTAATCAActtctcttgtttgtttacatatgATATGATTATAATTAGACTGGAATCTAATTTTCCAAAAACTGCCCGATTTGTAATGACTTTGCAAATAGTAATGTATCATCCTCTCTGTAATCCAATCATATATGgactaaaaatgaaagaaatttcCAAACACTTCAAAAGGTTTCTTTGTCGAGCCAACCATAAATTTCCTTAA
- the LOC108881966 gene encoding olfactory receptor 6N2-like: MDAELNVTYITLGGHVEVQKYRYLYFMIMFTAYILIICCNSTIVCFIVIHKNLHEPMYIFIAALLINSVLFSTNIYPKLLNDFLSEKQIISYSACLFQVFIFYTLSASEFLLLAVMAYDRYVSICKPLQYPTIMRKTTVSILLLLAWFLPACQTALPVILNINNKLCSFTLKGIFCNNSVNHLPCVSSRALSIYGLVVLFNVALFPMLFILFTYTKILIISYRSCREVRKKAAQTCLPHLLVLINYSCLITYDMIIIRLESNFPKTARFVMTLQIVMYHPLCNPIIYGLKMKEISKHFKRLLCRAKLK; this comes from the coding sequence ATGGATGCtgaattaaatgtaacatatatAACTCTTGGTGGCCATGTGGAAGTGCAAAAATACAGGTATCTTTATTTTATGATTATGTTTACAGCTTATATTCTAATAATTTGCTGTAATTCCACCATTGTGTGTTTTATCGTGATTCATAAAAACCTCCATGAgcctatgtacattttcattgcagctttgtTAATCAACTCTGTTCTGTTCAGCACTAATATCTACCCAAAGCTTTTGAatgactttttatctgaaaaacagatcatatcTTACTCAGCCTGTCTCTTtcaagtttttatattttacactttaAGTGCCTCAGAGTTTTTACTGTTGGCAGTCATGGCctatgacaggtatgtgtctatatgtaaacctctgcaatatccaactatcatgagaaaaacaaccgtgagtattttattattgttagcTTGGTTTCTGCCTGCTTGTCAGACTGCACTTCCAGTGATACTAAATATTAATAACAAACTCTGTAGCTTTACTTTGAAAGGAATTTTTTGCAACAATTCAGTCAACCATCTTCCCTGTGTAAGTTCAAGAGCACTATCTATATATGGTCTAGTTGTTCTATTTAATGTTGCACTTTTCCCTATGCTCTTCATACTTTTTACATACACAAAGATTCTTATAATATCCTATAGAAGCTGTAGAGAagtcaggaaaaaagctgcacagacctgtTTACCTCACTTGTTGGTTTTAATCAACTATTCTTGTTTGATTACGTATGATATGATTATAATTAGACTGGAATCTAATTTTCCAAAAACTGCCCGATTTGTAATGACTTTGCAAATAGTAATGTATCATCCTCTCTGTAATCCAATCATATATGgactaaaaatgaaagaaatttcCAAACACTTCAAAAGGTTGCTTTGTCGAGCCAAACTTAAGTGA